The Mytilus galloprovincialis chromosome 2, xbMytGall1.hap1.1, whole genome shotgun sequence genome has a window encoding:
- the LOC143063197 gene encoding ectin-like, producing MKNVIKRLTTVQLVSGTCEDFNTTTEIKSFNTSDCKIPVDGGWSIWSSSSCSVTCGNGVITKTRACDNPTPSDSGLDCVGSETETFFCNLRKCHSRKQRKRKSMTCHNKRTTNID from the exons atgaaaaatgtaataaaaaggtTGACAACGGTCCAGTTAGTCTCAGGCACCTGTGAGGATTTCAACACAACGACAGAAATTAAAAGTTTCAATACTTCAGACTGCAAAATACCAG ttgATGGAGGATGGAGCATTTGGTCCAGCTCGTCATGCTCTGTAACTTGTGGAAATGGTGTCATTACCAAAACCAGAGCATGTGACAACCCCACACCGTCTGACAGTGGACTTGATTGTGTTGGTTCCGAAACTGAAACATTTTTTTGCAACTTAAGAAAATGTCATTCAA GAAAACAGCGCAAAAGGAAATCCATGACATGCCATAATAAAAGGACAACCAACATTGATTGA